From the genome of Papaver somniferum cultivar HN1 chromosome 2, ASM357369v1, whole genome shotgun sequence, one region includes:
- the LOC113351600 gene encoding uncharacterized protein LOC113351600, which yields MFLAAVARPRFDSFGNGIFVGKIGIWPILEQKPAQRNNKYRKAGTLETKPIDPINQKVSMCFMINKVIPAIRAKWPTGNTRTIYIQQDNAKPHIGKHDKEFKEAASIDGFNMQLICQPPNSPDMNTLDLEFFVGIQSLQHRVAPEDIDELISAVESAFNNMSARTLNRVFLSHQLCMREVLKCRGGIDYDLQHIGKQSLDRNGKLPLQIAVEKHLIHDVLVERNMLSEFWSSLGSGVLSSSENPM from the coding sequence ATGTTTCTAGCTGCAGTTGCACGTCCTCGGTTTGATTCGTTTGGGAATGGAAtttttgttgggaaaattggtaTTTGGCCAATACTAGAACAAAAGCCGGCACAACGAAACAACAAATACAGAAAAGCCGGTACTCTTGAAACCAAACCGATTGATCCCATCAACCAAAAGGTTTCAATGTGTTTTATGATCAATAAAGTTATACCAGCAATTCGAGCTAAATGGCCTACAGGAAACACACGTACCATTTATATTCAACAAGATAATGCAAAGCCCCATATTGGTAAACATGATAAGGAGTTTAAGGAAGCGGCATCAATTGATGGGTTCAATATGCAACTCATATGTCAGCCTCCAAATAGTCCAGATATGAATACTTTGGACCTTGAATTCTTTGTTGGTATCCAAAGTTTACAACATCGGGTGGCTCCTGAAGATATTGATGAGCTTATTTCCGCTGTGGAAAGTGCTTTCAATAATATGTCAGCTCGCACTCTCAATAGGGTCTTCTTGTCCCACCAATTATGCATGCGGGAGGTTTTAAAATGTCGTGGGGGAATCGATTATGATTTGCAGCACATAGGGAAGCAGAGTTTAGACCGCAATGGTAAGCTTCCTTTGCAAATTGCAGTGGAAAAGCATCTAATTCATGACGTATTGGTGGAGCGCAACATGTTGTCTGAATTCTGGTCAAGTCTGGGTTCAGGTGTTTTATCTAGCAGTGAAAATCCCATGTAG
- the LOC113351601 gene encoding uncharacterized protein LOC113351601, producing MGTEIICDPDGGAEIICDPDGGDHIICDPDGYGAVLSEKSPSKQTHLKVDGKLKLLNKRSLKTIQTEYGDVIDCVDIYQQPAFEHPSLKNHTIQMKPSFNPLTKSKNGTSTGAMSQSWRKSGSCPIGTIPILRIWKATSLENYGKKNPYITPSQMSTTTEETNDDRKPNYLYVNRSTAILMAEGNDYKGAKARISIWNPEVENAYEYSTAHIRLVFGSGDQMESVEAGWMVYPILYGDSSTRFFIHWTVDGSNRTGCFNLVCTGFVQTSNEVSVGCKISPILDSGFISSIMGYCISGYIHKQLVFGGEVYSETIGQERKGVKHTTTEMGSGEQAKSGFMMAASIKEIRILDGSQIEEYPNPSEEYSDEPNIYSTYNEDYDKEDQIFYFGGGRL from the exons ATGGGGACGGAGATTATATGTGATCCTGATGGCGGGGCGGAGATTATATGTGATCCTGATGGTGGGGAtcacattatatgtgatcctgatG GCTATGGAGCAGTACTAAGCGAAAAGTCACCATCAAAACAAACACATTTGAAGGTTGATGGAAAGTTAAAACTACTAAATAAGCGTTCACTTAAAACCATCCAAACTGAATATGGTGATGTTATCGACTGTGTCGATATATATCAACAACCTGCTTTTGAACATCCTTCTTTGAAGAATCACACTATTCAG ATGAAACCAAGCTTTAACCCGTTAACTAAGAGCAAAAACGGTACATCGACGGGAGCCATGTCTCAAAGTTGGCGGAAAAGTGGAAGTTGTCCAATAGGTACAATACCTATTCTTCGAATCTGGAAAGCTACCTCTCTTGAGAATTATGGAAAGAAAAATCCGTATATAACTCCTTCGCAAATGAGTACCACAACCGAAGAAACTAACGATGACCGGAAACCTAATTACCTTTACGTTAATCGCTCG ACGGCGATCCTAATGGCCGAAGGAAACGATTACAAAGGAGCTAAAGCAAGGATCAGTATTTGGAACCCAGAAGTTGAAAATGCATACGAGTATTCGACAGCCCATATAAGGCTTGTTTTTGGTTCTGGCGATCAAATGGAGAGTGTCGAAGCTGGATGGATG GTGTATCCCATTCTTTACGGGGATTCAAGTACACGATTCTTCATACATTGGACT GTTGATGGATCAAACCGAACAGGGTGCTTTAATCTCGTTTGTACTGGGTTTGTACAAACCAGCAATGAAGTTTCTGTTG GATGCAAAATTTCTCCAATTCTTGATTCTGGGTTTATTTCGAGCATAATGGGTTATTGTATTTCAGGATACATCCACAAACAACTGGTG TTTGGTGGTGAAGTTTATTCCGAGACCATCGGACAAGAAAGAAAAGGAGTGAAGCACACAACAACAGAAATGGGGAGCGGAGAACAAGCAAAGAGCGGTTTTATGATGGCAGCTTCCATTAAAGAAATCCGAATCCTCGATGGATCTCAGATTGAAGAGTATCCTAACCCGAGTGAGGAATACTCTGACGAACCAAATATTTACAGTACTTATAATGAGGATTACGACAAAGAAgatcaaattttttattttggaGGGGGGCGTCTATGA